One Impatiens glandulifera unplaced genomic scaffold, dImpGla2.1, whole genome shotgun sequence genomic window carries:
- the LOC124918196 gene encoding pre-mRNA-splicing factor ISY1 homolog, translating into MARNEEKAQSMLNRFITMKAEEKKKPKERRPYLASECRDLAEADKWRQQIMREIGRKVAEIQNEGLGEHRLRDINDEINKHIREKFHWERRIVELGGPNYTRSMAKMTDLDGNIIDVPNPSGRGPGYRYFGAAKKLPGVKELFDKPPELRRRRNRHDIYKRIDARYYGYRDDEDGILEKLEGPAEERMRREAVAEWKAMEEIKREARKGVKSGEEAVVAPSLAAKILYEEEEDVVEEERQEKEKAEREKEEFVVHVPLPDVKEIERMVVEKKKKELLSKYTSENLLDEQTEAKSMLNIHQ; encoded by the coding sequence ATGGCTCGTAACGAAGAGAAAGCGCAGTCGATGCTCAATCGATTCATTACTATGAAAGCCGAGGAAAAGAAGAAGCCAAAGGAGCGTCGTCCTTACCTCGCTTCAGAATGTCGCGATCTAGCAGAGGCAGACAAATGGAGACAGCAGATCATGCGTGAGATTGGCCGAAAAGTAGCCGAGATCCAGAACGAAGGCCTTGGTGAACATCGACTTCGAGATATCAACGATGAGATCAATAAACACATACGTGAGAAATTTCACTGGGAACGTCGAATCGTGGAGCTTGGAGGACCGAATTACACAAGATCTATGGCTAAAATGACTGATTTAGATGGTAATATTATTGATGTACCAAACCCTAGCGGTCGTGGTCCTGGCTACCGTTATTTCGGTGCTGCTAAGAAACTTCCCGGTGTGAAAGAACTGTTTGATAAGCCTCCTGAGCTTCGAAGACGGAGAAATCgacatgatatatataagagaattgATGCAAGGTATTATGGATATAGGGATGATGAAGATGGTATTCTTGAGAAGTTGGAGGGACCTGCTGAGGAGAGGATGAGGAGAGAGGCGGTGGCGGAGTGGAAAGCTATGGAAGAGATTAAGAGGGAGGCGAGAAAGGGGGTGAAAAGTGGGGAAGAAGCGGTTGTGGCTCCATCGTTGGCTGCAAAGATTTTGTATGAGGAGGAAGAGGATGTTGTGGAAGAGGAGAGGCAAGAGAAGGAGAAGGCGGAGAGGGAGAAAGAAGAGTTTGTGGTGCATGTTCCATTGCCGGATGTGAAAGAGATTGAAAGAATGGtggtggagaagaagaagaaagagctTTTGAGCAAATACACTAGTGAGAATCTTTTGGATGAGCAAACTGAAGCTAAATCTATGCTTAATATTCATCAATAG